A portion of the Kribbella jejuensis genome contains these proteins:
- a CDS encoding hemerythrin has translation MKAPAVSVLPSAVLPIVERAITCEYASLTRSGAPITWPLTPYHDSGTATIDVSTGLTYPAKAERARHDPRVALLFSDPTGSGLSDAPVVLVQGLATVRDADLQANTDLYLRRVLQKMPQAVTGQPWVVVRRQRWYWSRVWIEVTPLRILWWPGGRLDLEPLRWEAPADVTAPPSDPAPEGPASPGWAVPPADWRPRADAAMRLGNPVLTVRDEDGWPLPVRSVGVELVDDGFVARTGPFGAAAGGRACLTFHEHPEVFTGQQNAVFVGTAGAVPGGVHFRVERALADFSLPPGRFTQLRKFLSSGRALTPRLAHEAARRHQPIPTVRKPG, from the coding sequence ATGAAGGCACCGGCCGTTTCCGTCTTGCCATCGGCTGTCCTGCCGATCGTCGAGCGGGCGATCACCTGCGAGTACGCGTCATTGACCCGGTCGGGCGCACCGATCACCTGGCCGCTGACGCCGTACCACGACTCCGGTACGGCGACCATCGACGTCAGCACCGGGCTCACGTATCCGGCGAAGGCCGAGCGCGCCCGGCACGATCCGCGGGTGGCGCTGCTGTTCTCCGATCCGACCGGCTCGGGTCTGTCCGATGCTCCCGTGGTGCTGGTTCAGGGATTGGCGACGGTGCGGGACGCTGACCTGCAGGCCAATACGGACCTGTACCTGCGTCGCGTGCTGCAGAAGATGCCGCAGGCGGTGACCGGGCAGCCGTGGGTCGTGGTACGTCGGCAGCGGTGGTACTGGAGCCGTGTGTGGATCGAGGTCACGCCGCTTCGGATCCTGTGGTGGCCCGGTGGCCGGCTCGACTTGGAACCGCTCCGCTGGGAAGCTCCCGCGGACGTGACCGCGCCACCGTCCGACCCGGCGCCCGAGGGGCCTGCGTCGCCGGGGTGGGCGGTGCCGCCGGCCGACTGGCGGCCGAGAGCGGATGCTGCGATGCGGCTCGGCAATCCCGTGCTGACGGTGCGTGATGAGGACGGGTGGCCGCTGCCGGTGCGTTCTGTGGGGGTCGAGCTGGTGGACGACGGGTTCGTGGCCCGGACCGGTCCGTTCGGCGCGGCGGCGGGCGGCCGGGCGTGTTTGACGTTCCACGAGCATCCAGAGGTCTTCACCGGTCAGCAGAACGCAGTCTTCGTCGGGACCGCTGGTGCTGTTCCGGGCGGCGTCCATTTCCGGGTCGAGCGGGCACTCGCGGACTTCAGCCTCCCGCCGGGACGGTTCACCCAGCTACGGAAGTTCTTGTCCAGCGGCCGGGCGCTGACTCCGAGGCTGGCCCACGAAGCCGCCCGCAGACACCAACCGATCCCCACAGTCCGCAAACCCGGCTGA
- a CDS encoding hemerythrin domain-containing protein, with protein sequence MTTGTLMLPGQAAAPPGPVDLTAMYVVHHAFRRDLANFKAAVIGTPVPDRVTWKALAARWDRFRDILHKHHTGEDTGLWPLLMAKADAEGRATLEAMEAEHTEIDPLLTSCTAGFDRLATHADDDARDALEVRIVALGEHLTRHLAHEERDALTLVQRYLVDDDWQRLEREHFKPAHSPRDLPFLAAWGMYELPPEHFGRVRDAMAGRGMEVMWRLFWRRPFERRERATFRYS encoded by the coding sequence ATGACCACAGGAACCTTGATGCTGCCGGGCCAGGCCGCCGCGCCGCCGGGGCCGGTCGACCTGACCGCGATGTACGTCGTCCACCATGCCTTCCGGCGCGACCTGGCCAACTTCAAGGCGGCCGTGATCGGCACGCCGGTGCCGGACCGGGTGACCTGGAAGGCCCTCGCGGCCCGTTGGGACAGGTTCCGGGACATCCTGCACAAACACCACACCGGTGAGGACACCGGTCTGTGGCCGCTGCTGATGGCCAAGGCGGACGCCGAGGGCCGGGCGACGCTCGAGGCGATGGAAGCCGAGCACACCGAGATCGACCCGTTGCTGACCTCGTGCACGGCGGGGTTCGACCGGCTGGCGACGCACGCCGACGACGACGCGCGGGACGCGTTGGAGGTCCGGATCGTTGCCCTGGGCGAACACCTGACCCGGCATCTGGCCCACGAGGAGCGCGACGCGCTGACACTGGTCCAGCGGTACCTGGTCGACGACGACTGGCAGCGCCTGGAGCGGGAGCATTTCAAGCCCGCACACAGCCCACGAGACCTACCGTTCCTCGCGGCATGGGGCATGTACGAGCTGCCGCCCGAGCACTTCGGCCGGGTCCGCGACGCGATGGCGGGGCGTGGAATGGAGGTGATGTGGCGGCTGTTCTGGCGCCGGCCGTTCGAACGACGCGAGCGGGCGACCTTCCGCTACTCGTGA